A portion of the Macaca mulatta isolate MMU2019108-1 chromosome 4, T2T-MMU8v2.0, whole genome shotgun sequence genome contains these proteins:
- the ZSCAN12 gene encoding zinc finger and SCAN domain-containing protein 12 isoform X3, protein MSQESRVSLSATSHFPQVSAHTGEHEMFLQKMVPLGKEGEPSMPLQSMKAQLKYESPELESQQEQVLDVETGNEYGNLKQEVSEEMKPHGNTSSKFENDMSQSAKCGETHEPEEITEEPSACSREDKQPTCDENGVSLTENSDHTEHQRICPGEKSYGCDDCGKAFSQHSHLTEHQRIHTGDRPYKCEECGKAFRGRTVLIRHKIIHTGEKPYKCNECGKAFGRWSALNQHQRLHTGEKHYHCNDCGKAFSQKAGLFHHIKIHTRDKPYQCTQCNKSFSRRSILTQHQGVHTGAKPYECNECGKAFVYNSSLVSHQEIHHKEKCYQCKECGKSFSQSGLIQHQRIHTGEKPYKCEVCEKAFIQRTSLTEHQRIHTGERPYKCDKCGKAFTQRSVLTEHQRIHTGERPYKCDECGNAFRGITSLIQHQRIHTGEKPYQCDECGKAFRQRSDLSKHQSIHNRGGPYVCKECGKSFRQNSALTQHQTIHKGEKSVSV, encoded by the exons AGTGAGTCTGTCAGCTACATCTCATTTTCCTCAGGTCTCAGCCCACACTGGGGAACATGAAATGTTCTTGCAGAAGATGGTACCTCTAGGAAAAGAAGGAGAACCCAGTATGCCCCTCCAGTCCATGAAAGCCCAGCTAAAGTATGAATCTCCAGAACTTGAATCCCAACAGGAGCAAG TTTTAGATGTTGAGACTGGAAATGAGTATGGAAATTTAAAGCAAGAAGTTTCTGAAGAAATGAAACCACATGGGAATACATCCAGTAAATTTGAAAATGATATGTCCCAGTCTGCTAAGTGTGGAGAAACTCATGAACCTGAAGAAATAACAGAAGAGCCCTCTGCATGCTCCAGAGAAGATAAACAACCTACCTGTGATGAAAATGGAGTAAGCCTGACTGAGAACTCTGACCATACTGAGCATCAGAGAATCTGTCCAGGAGAAAAATCTTATGGATGTGATGACTGTGGAAAAGCTTTTAGTCAGCACTCACACCTCACAGAACATCAGAGGATCCATACTGGAGACAGACCCTACAAATGCgaagaatgtggaaaagctttCCGTGGGAGAACTGTGCTTATTCGACACAAAATAAtacacactggagagaaaccatataagtgtaatgagtgtggcaaagcctttGGCCGGTGGTCAGCTCTTAACCAACATCAGAGActtcacacaggagaaaaacactATCACTGTAATGactgtggcaaagcctttagtcaGAAAGCAGGCCTCTTTCACCACATCAAGATCCACACAAGAGACAAACCTTATCAGTGTACTCAGTGTAATAAAAGTTTTAGTCGGCGTTCCATACTTACTCAGCATCAAGGAGTTCATACCGGCGCGAAGCCCTATGAGTGCAATGAGTGTGGAAAAGCCTTTGTTTATAACTCATCCCTTGTTTCCCATCAGGAAATCCACCACAAAGAAAAATGCTATCagtgtaaggaatgtgggaaatccTTCAGTCAGAGTGGCCTTATTCagcatcagagaattcacactggggaaaaaccctacaaatgtgaggTATGTGAAAAAGCCTTTATTCAAAGGACAAGTCTTACAGAACATCAGcgaattcacactggagaaagacccTATAAATGTGATAAGTGTGGGAAGGCATTTACTCAAAGATCGGTCCTCACGgaacatcagagaattcacactggagaaaggccCTACAAGTGTGATGAGTGTGGGAATGCCTTCCGAGGAATCACCAGCCTCATTCAGCATCAGAGAATccacactggggagaagccctACCAATGTGATGagtgtggaaaagccttcagaCAGAGGTCAGATCTTAGTAAACACCAGAGCATCCATAATAGAGGTGGTCCCTATGTATGTAAAGAGTGTGGGAAATCATTCAGGCAGAACTCAGCTCTTACTCAACATCAGACTATCCACAAAGGAGAAAAATCTGTTTCTGTGTGA